The following coding sequences lie in one Helicoverpa zea isolate HzStark_Cry1AcR chromosome 2, ilHelZeax1.1, whole genome shotgun sequence genomic window:
- the LOC124637847 gene encoding serine/threonine-protein phosphatase 1 regulatory subunit 10-like isoform X3, with protein MDGPPNRGFRGGRGGPPGMNSRGRGGFDMRGRGGPGMRGRGPPRGGLPFRGGPRGFRGGPMRGGGGDRGGRSFPPGPQGPGPHPVPTIESRGAPPQRGGFNNRGGPGAMRGRGGRGRGDFGQRGDRGGGRGGMPMRGRGGRGGHGMPPGGPPGGPGGPHSGPGPAGPGPRSVPPHAASSAPPMQSQPTPPFKRGGGPPHGGPGGGPPKRPRFEGPRGGGRPPPQGGYQQSAPQHSAPQQANGYGPSHTGYQPYEPPAADPYAQPSYNTPSSYQGNSYSTPAPAQSSSGYNSGSYGSGYGYSTGGQGGYENEGYSGGGSGGGAGGAGDAGYGGSEPAYGGAAPSYDSYSQPSYNSYQQPQPQYNNNYGMG; from the exons ATGGATGGGCCGCCTAACCGAGGCTTTCGTGGTGGCCGAGGAGGACCGCCAGGCATGAATTCTAGAGGAAGAGGTGGATTCGACATGCGTGGACG gGGTGGACCTGGAATGAGGGGCAGAGGCCCACCACGAGGTGGCCTCCCATTTAGAGGAGGGCCGCGAGGATTTCGTGGCGGACCAATGAGAGGCGGTGGTGGTGACAGAGGTGGAAGGAGTTTCCCGCCGGGTCCCCAGGGTCCCGGACCACATCCCGTACCCACAATTGAATCTCGAGGTGCGCCACCACAAC GTGGAGGATTCAACAACAGAGGTGGACCAGGAGCTATGAGGGGCAGAGGAGGGAGAGGTCGTGGGGACTTTGGCCAGCGCGGTGACCGAGGTGGTGGTCGTGGAGGGATGCCAATGAGAG GTCGTGGTGGACGCGGCGGTCATGGTATGCCTCCAGGCGGTCCTCCTGGAGGCCCAGGAGGCCCACACTCTGGGCCAGGCCCTGCTGGGCCTGGGCCACGTTCAGTACCCCCACATGCTGCATCTTCTGCACCGCCCATGCAGTCACAACCCACGCCTCCATTCAAGAGAGGTGGTGGCCCACCTCATGGAGGCCCTGGCGGTGGCCCACCAAAGAGGCCAAG ATTTGAAGGTCCTCGAGGAGGTGGCCGACCTCCACCACAGGGTGGTTATCAGCAGTCTGCCCCTCAACACAGTGCACCACAACAAGCAAATGGCTATGGACCATC TCACACTGGATACCAACCGTATGAACCTCCTGCGGCTGACCCCTACGCCCAGCCATCATACAATACACCCAG CTCTTATCAAGGCAACAGTTACTCAACTCCTGCTCCAGCTCAGTCTAGCTCAGGTTACAATTCTGGCAGTTATGGTTCAGGCTACGGGTACTCAACCGGTGGCCAAGGAGGCTACGAAAATGAAGGATACAG TGGTGGCGGCAGCGGAGGCGGCGCTGGAGGCGCGGGTGACGCCGGCTATGGCGGCTCCGAGCCCGCCTACGGGGGCGCGGCTCCGTCCTATGATTCATATTCGCAGCCCTCGTACAACTCATACCAGCAACCACAGCCGCAATATAACAATAACTATG
- the LOC124637847 gene encoding serine/threonine-protein phosphatase 1 regulatory subunit 10-like isoform X2, with the protein MDGPPNRGFRGGRGGPPGMNSRGRGGFDMRGRGGPGMRGRGPPRGGLPFRGGPRGFRGGPMRGGGGDRGGRSFPPGPQGPGPHPVPTIESRGAPPQRGGFNNRGGPGAMRGRGGRGRGDFGQRGDRGGGRGGMPMRGRGGRGGHGMPPGGPPGGPGGPHSGPGPAGPGPRSVPPHAASSAPPMQSQPTPPFKRGGGPPHGGPGGGPPKRPRFEGPRGGGRPPPQGGYQQSAPQHSAPQQANGYGPSHTGYQPYEPPAADPYAQPSYNTPSSYQGNSYSTPAPAQSSSGYNSGSYGSGYGYSTGGQGGYENEGYSGGGSGGGAGGAGDAGYGGSEPAYGGAAPSYDSYSQPSYNSYQQPQPQYNNNYGSW; encoded by the exons ATGGATGGGCCGCCTAACCGAGGCTTTCGTGGTGGCCGAGGAGGACCGCCAGGCATGAATTCTAGAGGAAGAGGTGGATTCGACATGCGTGGACG gGGTGGACCTGGAATGAGGGGCAGAGGCCCACCACGAGGTGGCCTCCCATTTAGAGGAGGGCCGCGAGGATTTCGTGGCGGACCAATGAGAGGCGGTGGTGGTGACAGAGGTGGAAGGAGTTTCCCGCCGGGTCCCCAGGGTCCCGGACCACATCCCGTACCCACAATTGAATCTCGAGGTGCGCCACCACAAC GTGGAGGATTCAACAACAGAGGTGGACCAGGAGCTATGAGGGGCAGAGGAGGGAGAGGTCGTGGGGACTTTGGCCAGCGCGGTGACCGAGGTGGTGGTCGTGGAGGGATGCCAATGAGAG GTCGTGGTGGACGCGGCGGTCATGGTATGCCTCCAGGCGGTCCTCCTGGAGGCCCAGGAGGCCCACACTCTGGGCCAGGCCCTGCTGGGCCTGGGCCACGTTCAGTACCCCCACATGCTGCATCTTCTGCACCGCCCATGCAGTCACAACCCACGCCTCCATTCAAGAGAGGTGGTGGCCCACCTCATGGAGGCCCTGGCGGTGGCCCACCAAAGAGGCCAAG ATTTGAAGGTCCTCGAGGAGGTGGCCGACCTCCACCACAGGGTGGTTATCAGCAGTCTGCCCCTCAACACAGTGCACCACAACAAGCAAATGGCTATGGACCATC TCACACTGGATACCAACCGTATGAACCTCCTGCGGCTGACCCCTACGCCCAGCCATCATACAATACACCCAG CTCTTATCAAGGCAACAGTTACTCAACTCCTGCTCCAGCTCAGTCTAGCTCAGGTTACAATTCTGGCAGTTATGGTTCAGGCTACGGGTACTCAACCGGTGGCCAAGGAGGCTACGAAAATGAAGGATACAG TGGTGGCGGCAGCGGAGGCGGCGCTGGAGGCGCGGGTGACGCCGGCTATGGCGGCTCCGAGCCCGCCTACGGGGGCGCGGCTCCGTCCTATGATTCATATTCGCAGCCCTCGTACAACTCATACCAGCAACCACAGCCGCAATATAACAATAACTATG GCAGTTGGTGA
- the LOC124637847 gene encoding pro-resilin-like isoform X4, producing the protein MDGPPNRGFRGGRGGPPGMNSRGRGGFDMRGRGGPGMRGRGPPRGGLPFRGGPRGFRGGPMRGGGGDRGGRSFPPGPQGPGPHPVPTIESRGGGFNNRGGPGAMRGRGGRGRGDFGQRGDRGGGRGGMPMRGRGGRGGHGMPPGGPPGGPGGPHSGPGPAGPGPRSVPPHAASSAPPMQSQPTPPFKRGGGPPHGGPGGGPPKRPRFEGPRGGGRPPPQGGYQQSAPQHSAPQQANGYGPSHTGYQPYEPPAADPYAQPSYNTPSSYQGNSYSTPAPAQSSSGYNSGSYGSGYGYSTGGQGGYENEGYSGGGSGGGAGGAGDAGYGGSEPAYGGAAPSYDSYSQPSYNSYQQPQPQYNNNYGSW; encoded by the exons ATGGATGGGCCGCCTAACCGAGGCTTTCGTGGTGGCCGAGGAGGACCGCCAGGCATGAATTCTAGAGGAAGAGGTGGATTCGACATGCGTGGACG gGGTGGACCTGGAATGAGGGGCAGAGGCCCACCACGAGGTGGCCTCCCATTTAGAGGAGGGCCGCGAGGATTTCGTGGCGGACCAATGAGAGGCGGTGGTGGTGACAGAGGTGGAAGGAGTTTCCCGCCGGGTCCCCAGGGTCCCGGACCACATCCCGTACCCACAATTGAATCTCGAG GTGGAGGATTCAACAACAGAGGTGGACCAGGAGCTATGAGGGGCAGAGGAGGGAGAGGTCGTGGGGACTTTGGCCAGCGCGGTGACCGAGGTGGTGGTCGTGGAGGGATGCCAATGAGAG GTCGTGGTGGACGCGGCGGTCATGGTATGCCTCCAGGCGGTCCTCCTGGAGGCCCAGGAGGCCCACACTCTGGGCCAGGCCCTGCTGGGCCTGGGCCACGTTCAGTACCCCCACATGCTGCATCTTCTGCACCGCCCATGCAGTCACAACCCACGCCTCCATTCAAGAGAGGTGGTGGCCCACCTCATGGAGGCCCTGGCGGTGGCCCACCAAAGAGGCCAAG ATTTGAAGGTCCTCGAGGAGGTGGCCGACCTCCACCACAGGGTGGTTATCAGCAGTCTGCCCCTCAACACAGTGCACCACAACAAGCAAATGGCTATGGACCATC TCACACTGGATACCAACCGTATGAACCTCCTGCGGCTGACCCCTACGCCCAGCCATCATACAATACACCCAG CTCTTATCAAGGCAACAGTTACTCAACTCCTGCTCCAGCTCAGTCTAGCTCAGGTTACAATTCTGGCAGTTATGGTTCAGGCTACGGGTACTCAACCGGTGGCCAAGGAGGCTACGAAAATGAAGGATACAG TGGTGGCGGCAGCGGAGGCGGCGCTGGAGGCGCGGGTGACGCCGGCTATGGCGGCTCCGAGCCCGCCTACGGGGGCGCGGCTCCGTCCTATGATTCATATTCGCAGCCCTCGTACAACTCATACCAGCAACCACAGCCGCAATATAACAATAACTATG GCAGTTGGTGA
- the LOC124637847 gene encoding serine/threonine-protein phosphatase 1 regulatory subunit 10-like isoform X1, giving the protein MDGPPNRGFRGGRGGPPGMNSRGRGGFDMRGRGGPGMRGRGPPRGGLPFRGGPRGFRGGPMRGGGGDRGGRSFPPGPQGPGPHPVPTIESRGAPPQRGGFNNRGGPGAMRGRGGRGRGDFGQRGDRGGGRGGMPMRGRGGRGGHGMPPGGPPGGPGGPHSGPGPAGPGPRSVPPHAASSAPPMQSQPTPPFKRGGGPPHGGPGGGPPKRPRFEGPRGGGRPPPQGGYQQSAPQHSAPQQANGYGPSHTGYQPYEPPAADPYAQPSYNTPSSYQGNSYSTPAPAQSSSGYNSGSYGSGYGYSTGGQGGYENEGYSGGGSGGGAGGAGDAGYGGSEPAYGGAAPSYDSYSQPSYNSYQQPQPQYNNNYGKFRKY; this is encoded by the exons ATGGATGGGCCGCCTAACCGAGGCTTTCGTGGTGGCCGAGGAGGACCGCCAGGCATGAATTCTAGAGGAAGAGGTGGATTCGACATGCGTGGACG gGGTGGACCTGGAATGAGGGGCAGAGGCCCACCACGAGGTGGCCTCCCATTTAGAGGAGGGCCGCGAGGATTTCGTGGCGGACCAATGAGAGGCGGTGGTGGTGACAGAGGTGGAAGGAGTTTCCCGCCGGGTCCCCAGGGTCCCGGACCACATCCCGTACCCACAATTGAATCTCGAGGTGCGCCACCACAAC GTGGAGGATTCAACAACAGAGGTGGACCAGGAGCTATGAGGGGCAGAGGAGGGAGAGGTCGTGGGGACTTTGGCCAGCGCGGTGACCGAGGTGGTGGTCGTGGAGGGATGCCAATGAGAG GTCGTGGTGGACGCGGCGGTCATGGTATGCCTCCAGGCGGTCCTCCTGGAGGCCCAGGAGGCCCACACTCTGGGCCAGGCCCTGCTGGGCCTGGGCCACGTTCAGTACCCCCACATGCTGCATCTTCTGCACCGCCCATGCAGTCACAACCCACGCCTCCATTCAAGAGAGGTGGTGGCCCACCTCATGGAGGCCCTGGCGGTGGCCCACCAAAGAGGCCAAG ATTTGAAGGTCCTCGAGGAGGTGGCCGACCTCCACCACAGGGTGGTTATCAGCAGTCTGCCCCTCAACACAGTGCACCACAACAAGCAAATGGCTATGGACCATC TCACACTGGATACCAACCGTATGAACCTCCTGCGGCTGACCCCTACGCCCAGCCATCATACAATACACCCAG CTCTTATCAAGGCAACAGTTACTCAACTCCTGCTCCAGCTCAGTCTAGCTCAGGTTACAATTCTGGCAGTTATGGTTCAGGCTACGGGTACTCAACCGGTGGCCAAGGAGGCTACGAAAATGAAGGATACAG TGGTGGCGGCAGCGGAGGCGGCGCTGGAGGCGCGGGTGACGCCGGCTATGGCGGCTCCGAGCCCGCCTACGGGGGCGCGGCTCCGTCCTATGATTCATATTCGCAGCCCTCGTACAACTCATACCAGCAACCACAGCCGCAATATAACAATAACTATGGTAAGTTTCGGAAATATTGA